A single genomic interval of Alcaligenes sp. SDU_A2 harbors:
- a CDS encoding recombinase RecT, which yields MSNQTATVEDLVYSIKPAFDTVLIDRGIVFEREAEFAIQAILASEYATKMAMQNRQSVIDAVTNVAAIGISLNPAKKQAYLVPRKGGICLSIGYMGLLDMAMDSGSIKWGQARLVYEADTFRLNGLDRQPTHEFDPFNKDRGEVVGVYVSVKTADGDYLTEPMSVDEINSIRDRSDAWQAYITKKRSCPWVTDWGEMAKKTAVHRAYKYWPKTERLENAIHYLNTDGGEGIQTNSQPAHDPELAQDWAAKATDCLSTSTLTEVWKKGLAAIKAAGDMTAYQTFKDAVEKRGTELKAIESKTVEAEPA from the coding sequence ATGAGCAATCAAACCGCGACCGTTGAGGATCTGGTCTACAGCATTAAGCCCGCGTTTGACACCGTCCTGATTGATCGCGGGATTGTCTTTGAACGAGAGGCTGAGTTTGCGATCCAGGCGATTCTGGCAAGCGAGTACGCCACCAAAATGGCAATGCAGAATCGGCAGAGCGTGATCGATGCTGTGACAAATGTGGCAGCCATTGGCATCAGCCTAAACCCAGCCAAGAAACAAGCCTATCTGGTACCACGCAAAGGTGGTATCTGCCTATCCATCGGATACATGGGCCTGCTTGATATGGCAATGGATTCCGGCTCTATTAAATGGGGTCAGGCAAGGTTGGTGTACGAAGCCGATACATTTCGGCTGAATGGACTGGACCGCCAGCCCACGCACGAATTTGACCCGTTCAACAAGGATCGCGGTGAGGTTGTCGGCGTGTACGTATCAGTCAAAACGGCAGATGGGGACTACTTAACTGAACCCATGTCTGTCGATGAGATCAATTCCATCCGGGACCGATCGGACGCATGGCAAGCCTACATCACCAAGAAACGCTCCTGCCCCTGGGTGACGGACTGGGGGGAAATGGCGAAGAAAACAGCCGTTCACCGTGCCTATAAATACTGGCCCAAGACTGAACGCCTGGAAAACGCCATCCATTACCTGAACACGGATGGCGGCGAAGGCATTCAAACAAACAGCCAGCCTGCACACGACCCTGAACTCGCGCAAGACTGGGCGGCCAAAGCCACTGACTGCCTATCCACCAGCACATTAACCGAAGTTTGGAAAAAAGGGCTTGCCGCCATCAAGGCCGCTGGCGACATGACGGCGTACCAAACATTTAAGGACGCCGTTGAAAAGCGGGGGACAGAACTGAAAGCCATCGAATCTAAAACCGTGGAGGCCGAACCGGCATGA